In one Sphingomonas hankookensis genomic region, the following are encoded:
- a CDS encoding ankyrin repeat domain-containing protein, translating into MSAIRLALAAALMLPAAAHAQQMSPGYVFLKAIRDEDGNKVNDILGQPGQTIINTKDRTTGEGALHIVAKSGNLTYLRFLLAKGANPNLQDNRGNTPALLAVESGSVEAINALAARKANLNLGNSSGETPLIRAVQLRNLDMVRTLIAAGANPDQADVIAGMSARDYAKRDTRTPALLKVIEEAPAAKPKAAVAGPRM; encoded by the coding sequence ATGTCCGCCATCCGCCTCGCCCTCGCCGCCGCGCTGATGCTGCCCGCCGCCGCGCACGCGCAGCAGATGTCGCCGGGCTATGTCTTCCTGAAGGCGATCCGCGACGAGGACGGGAACAAGGTGAACGACATTCTGGGGCAGCCCGGACAGACGATCATCAACACCAAGGACCGCACCACCGGCGAAGGCGCGCTGCACATCGTCGCGAAGAGCGGCAACCTGACCTATCTGCGCTTCCTGCTGGCGAAGGGCGCGAACCCGAACCTGCAGGACAATCGCGGCAACACGCCCGCGCTGCTGGCGGTGGAATCGGGGTCGGTCGAGGCGATCAACGCGCTGGCGGCGCGGAAGGCGAACCTGAATCTCGGCAACAGCAGCGGCGAAACCCCGCTGATCCGCGCGGTACAGCTGCGCAACCTCGACATGGTGCGCACGCTGATCGCCGCCGGTGCCAACCCCGACCAGGCCGACGTCATCGCCGGCATGTCGGCGCGCGACTATGCCAAGCGCGACACGCGGACCCCGGCGCTGCTGAAGGTGATCGAGGAAGCACCGGCAGCCAAGCCCAAGGCGGCGGTCGCCGGTCCTCGCATGTGA
- the ssb gene encoding single-stranded DNA-binding protein, with protein sequence MAGSVNKVILVGNLGRDPESRSFQNGGKVVNLRIATSESWKDRNSGERKEKTEWHSVAIFNEGLANVAERFLRKGSKVYIEGQLQTRKWQDQNGQDKYSTEIVLQGFNSVLTMLDGPGGGQGGGGGNRGGGDFGGGDDFGGGSGGGYGGGGSRGGGSGGGFNSGGNKGGNFGGGGFGDDLDDDVPF encoded by the coding sequence ATGGCCGGCAGCGTCAATAAAGTCATCCTCGTGGGCAATCTGGGCCGCGACCCGGAATCGCGGTCGTTCCAGAATGGCGGCAAGGTCGTGAACCTGCGCATCGCGACGTCGGAATCGTGGAAGGACCGCAATTCGGGCGAGCGCAAGGAAAAGACCGAATGGCATTCGGTCGCGATCTTCAACGAAGGGCTGGCCAACGTCGCCGAGCGTTTCCTGCGCAAGGGCTCGAAGGTCTATATCGAAGGCCAGCTCCAGACGCGGAAGTGGCAGGACCAGAACGGCCAGGACAAGTACAGCACCGAAATCGTGCTGCAGGGCTTCAACAGCGTGCTGACGATGCTCGACGGTCCCGGCGGCGGCCAGGGCGGCGGCGGTGGCAACCGCGGCGGTGGCGACTTCGGTGGCGGCGATGACTTCGGCGGCGGTTCGGGCGGCGGCTATGGCGGCGGCGGATCGCGCGGCGGCGGCAGCGGCGGCGGGTTCAATTCCGGCGGCAACAAGGGCGGCAATTTCGGCGGCGGCGGCTTCGGCGACGATCTGGACGACGACGTACCGTTCTGA
- a CDS encoding DUF4169 family protein encodes MGDVINLNRFRKGRDKVARAQEADANRRKFGRTKAEKAVEESEEARRKALLDGAKLDD; translated from the coding sequence ATGGGCGACGTCATCAACCTCAACCGGTTCCGTAAAGGCCGCGACAAGGTCGCCAGGGCGCAGGAGGCGGACGCCAACCGCCGCAAGTTCGGCCGGACCAAGGCGGAGAAGGCGGTCGAGGAAAGCGAGGAGGCGCGGCGGAAGGCATTGCTCGATGGGGCGAAGCTGGACGACTAG
- the feoB gene encoding ferrous iron transporter B, with product MNPAPLVALVGNPNAGKTALFNALTGARQKVGNYPGVTVERHSGRLALDDGRPIELVDLPGTYSLDPSSPDEAVTRDVVLGRQAGERVPDALIVVADATNLDNHLRFVLQLKSLGRPMVLALNMIDMATRDGLKIDLAALSAELGLPVVATVAVRKRGLDELRAALAGILASAPRTAPVESVDADIRHFQREARRISRAATAEQPRMRAVTRGIDRVALHPVVGPILLLAILFVMFQAVFSWSEAPIGWIEGLQGWLADTAVANLPDNFLRSLLVEGIINGVGSVVVFLPQILILFVFILLLEASGYMVRAAFLMDRLMSGVGLSGRAFIPLLSSFACAIPGIMATRSIDDPKERLTTILIAPLMTCSARLPVYAVIIGAFIPARQVLPGVGLQGLVLLVLYLTGILGAVIAAFVLRRTATKGVGGGFLMEMPRYQLPSIRDIAIGLWQRAYVFLRRAGTIILQVTVALWLLTSYPVAPAGVKQSEYSIAGRIASGLEVVLRPIGFNHEMSLAVIPAMAAREVAVSALQTVYAIDAADEEQGAQELGGRLAGRWSLATALAFLAWFVFAPQCLSTIAVARRETNGWKWPLVMIGYLFALAYIAAGATYWTAVAFGLG from the coding sequence GTGAACCCTGCACCTCTGGTCGCGCTGGTCGGCAATCCCAATGCCGGCAAGACGGCGCTGTTCAACGCGCTAACCGGCGCGCGGCAGAAGGTCGGCAATTATCCCGGCGTCACCGTGGAGCGCCATTCGGGGCGCCTTGCCTTGGACGACGGACGCCCGATCGAACTGGTCGACCTTCCGGGCACCTACAGCCTCGATCCCTCCAGCCCCGACGAAGCGGTCACCCGCGACGTGGTGCTGGGGCGGCAGGCGGGCGAGCGGGTGCCCGACGCGCTGATCGTCGTCGCCGACGCCACCAATCTCGACAATCATCTGCGCTTCGTCCTCCAGCTGAAATCGCTGGGGCGGCCGATGGTGCTGGCGCTCAACATGATCGACATGGCGACGCGCGACGGGTTGAAGATCGACCTCGCCGCGCTGTCCGCCGAACTCGGCCTGCCGGTGGTCGCGACCGTCGCGGTGCGCAAGCGCGGGCTGGACGAACTGCGTGCGGCGCTGGCCGGCATCCTCGCGTCGGCACCGCGCACCGCGCCGGTCGAGTCGGTCGATGCCGATATCCGCCATTTTCAGCGCGAGGCACGTCGCATCTCGCGCGCCGCGACCGCCGAACAGCCGCGGATGCGCGCCGTCACGCGGGGCATTGACCGCGTCGCGCTGCATCCGGTGGTCGGCCCGATCCTGCTGCTCGCCATCCTGTTCGTCATGTTCCAGGCGGTGTTCAGCTGGTCCGAAGCACCGATCGGCTGGATCGAGGGGTTGCAGGGCTGGCTGGCCGATACCGCCGTCGCCAACCTGCCCGACAATTTCCTGCGTTCGCTGCTGGTCGAAGGGATCATCAACGGTGTCGGATCGGTGGTGGTGTTCCTGCCGCAGATCCTGATCCTGTTCGTGTTCATCCTGCTGCTCGAAGCATCGGGCTATATGGTGCGCGCCGCGTTCCTGATGGACCGGTTGATGAGCGGGGTCGGCCTGTCCGGCCGCGCGTTCATCCCGCTGCTGTCGTCCTTCGCCTGCGCCATTCCCGGCATCATGGCGACGCGGTCGATCGATGATCCGAAGGAGCGGCTGACCACGATCCTGATCGCGCCGCTGATGACCTGTTCGGCGCGCCTGCCGGTCTATGCGGTGATCATCGGCGCGTTCATCCCGGCGCGGCAGGTACTGCCGGGGGTGGGCCTGCAAGGGTTGGTGCTGCTGGTGCTGTACCTGACCGGCATCCTGGGCGCCGTGATCGCCGCGTTCGTGCTGCGCCGGACCGCGACCAAGGGGGTAGGCGGCGGCTTCCTGATGGAGATGCCGCGCTATCAGCTGCCTTCGATCCGCGACATCGCCATCGGCCTGTGGCAGCGCGCCTATGTCTTCCTGCGCCGCGCGGGCACGATCATCCTGCAGGTGACCGTCGCGCTGTGGCTGCTCACATCCTATCCGGTTGCGCCGGCGGGCGTGAAGCAGTCGGAATATTCGATCGCCGGGCGGATCGCATCGGGGCTGGAGGTCGTGCTGCGGCCGATCGGCTTCAACCATGAAATGTCGCTGGCGGTGATCCCGGCGATGGCGGCGCGCGAAGTCGCGGTGTCGGCGCTGCAGACCGTCTATGCGATCGACGCGGCGGACGAGGAACAGGGCGCGCAGGAACTGGGCGGGCGGCTGGCCGGGCGCTGGAGCCTCGCCACCGCGCTCGCCTTCCTCGCGTGGTTCGTGTTCGCGCCGCAATGCCTGTCGACCATCGCGGTCGCGCGGCGCGAGACCAATGGCTGGAAATGGCCTTTGGTGATGATCGGCTATCTCTTCGCGCTGGCCTATATCGCGGCGGGTGCGACCTATTGGACGGCGGTCGCCTTCGGGCTGGGGTAG
- a CDS encoding FeoA family protein, translating into MLSPNLPLSQLPRTCGATVASVDWEGMSPAEARRLREFGLDEGVDIELLHRAMLAGGPLACRIGRMTVALRAHVAGAIRVAPLAG; encoded by the coding sequence ATGTTGTCGCCCAACCTGCCTCTTTCCCAGCTGCCCCGCACCTGCGGGGCAACGGTCGCATCGGTCGATTGGGAGGGCATGTCGCCGGCGGAGGCGCGACGCCTGCGCGAATTCGGCCTCGACGAAGGGGTCGATATCGAACTGCTCCATCGTGCGATGCTGGCGGGCGGGCCGCTGGCCTGTCGGATCGGACGGATGACGGTGGCGCTGCGCGCGCATGTCGCTGGCGCGATCCGCGTCGCACCGCTGGCGGGCTGA
- a CDS encoding COQ9 family protein, with translation MTEDAIAPLAPADLTLDELRAALAPLVAANAAFDGWSDKAVEAAARTFGADADVARLAYGGSAVEMIDAWFGEIDRRMMEAVSADALAAMKIRERITALVEARLAAVAGEREALRRALAILAMPRNVARATKLGWRTVDLMWRLAGDKATDYNHYTKRAMLGAVYGATIAVFLDDESGGHADTRAFLARRIDGIMRFEKMKGRILSSRDPERRLSLSRFIGRLRYPAV, from the coding sequence ATGACCGAAGACGCGATCGCACCGCTGGCACCTGCCGACCTGACGCTCGACGAACTGCGCGCCGCGCTCGCGCCGCTGGTCGCGGCCAATGCCGCGTTCGACGGGTGGAGCGACAAGGCGGTTGAGGCGGCGGCGCGGACCTTCGGCGCCGATGCCGATGTTGCCCGGCTGGCCTATGGCGGCAGCGCGGTCGAGATGATCGATGCCTGGTTCGGCGAGATCGACCGCCGCATGATGGAAGCGGTCAGCGCCGACGCTCTGGCTGCGATGAAGATTCGCGAAAGGATCACGGCGCTGGTCGAGGCGCGGCTGGCGGCGGTCGCGGGCGAGCGGGAAGCGCTGCGCCGTGCGCTGGCGATCCTCGCCATGCCGCGAAATGTCGCGCGCGCGACGAAGCTCGGCTGGCGGACGGTCGACCTGATGTGGCGCTTGGCCGGCGACAAGGCGACCGATTACAACCATTATACCAAGCGGGCGATGCTGGGCGCGGTCTATGGCGCGACGATCGCGGTGTTCCTCGACGACGAAAGCGGCGGCCATGCCGATACCCGCGCGTTCCTGGCGCGGCGGATCGACGGGATCATGCGGTTCGAGAAGATGAAGGGCCGCATCCTGTCGTCGCGCGATCCCGAACGGCGGTTGAGTCTGTCGCGCTTCATCGGGCGGCTGCGCTACCCGGCGGTCTAA
- a CDS encoding glutaredoxin domain-containing protein yields MADTREATLYRMVLPDHICPFGVKAKQLLQSAGFTVDDRILRSREEVDAFKAKHGVDTTPQVFIDGQRIGGSDDVERYLADM; encoded by the coding sequence ATGGCCGACACCCGCGAAGCGACGCTGTATCGCATGGTCCTGCCCGACCACATCTGCCCGTTCGGGGTAAAGGCCAAGCAGCTGCTGCAATCGGCCGGCTTCACCGTCGACGACCGCATCCTGCGCAGCCGCGAGGAAGTCGACGCGTTCAAGGCGAAGCACGGCGTCGACACCACCCCGCAAGTGTTCATCGATGGCCAGCGCATCGGCGGCAGCGACGATGTGGAACGCTATCTCGCCGACATGTGA
- a CDS encoding amino acid aminotransferase: MPFRSLVAQPADSLLRLIGAFRADPRAHKIDLGVGVFRDDHGHTPVMQAVKQAEMRLIATQDSKAYLGPEGDKGFVALLEPLVFGRGFPAERRCGLQTPGGTGALRLGAELLAKAGVRRILVGQPSWANHAPVFAAAGIVVVPHAMFDMGAQRIDLPALRAAIGQAEAGDAILLHGCCHNPTGIDPTAEEWRAIADAVADSRLVPFIDLAYQGLGDGMEADAAGTRMVLDAVPFAVVAYSCDKNFGLYRERTGALWATTPEPQARDIVLSNLLALARANWSMPPDHGAAAVRIVLENEQLAADWRGELDALRTRLQGLRGELAALGQVGSVDLAPLAQGKGMFATLPLTPAQIEWLRATHGIYMAGSGRINIAGFAPGDIARFGEALVDLGRAGIA, translated from the coding sequence ATGCCGTTCCGTTCGCTGGTCGCCCAGCCCGCCGACTCGCTGCTTCGCCTGATCGGGGCGTTCCGTGCCGACCCCCGAGCGCACAAGATCGACCTGGGCGTCGGCGTGTTCCGCGACGATCACGGCCATACCCCGGTGATGCAGGCGGTGAAGCAGGCCGAAATGCGCCTGATCGCGACGCAGGACAGCAAGGCCTATCTGGGGCCGGAGGGCGACAAGGGGTTCGTGGCGCTGCTCGAACCGCTGGTGTTCGGACGGGGTTTCCCGGCGGAGCGCCGCTGCGGATTGCAGACGCCGGGCGGCACCGGCGCGCTGCGGCTGGGCGCCGAGCTGCTGGCCAAGGCCGGGGTGCGCCGCATCCTGGTCGGCCAGCCGAGCTGGGCCAACCACGCTCCGGTCTTTGCCGCCGCCGGCATCGTCGTGGTGCCGCACGCGATGTTCGACATGGGCGCGCAACGTATCGACCTGCCCGCACTTCGCGCGGCAATCGGGCAGGCGGAGGCGGGCGACGCGATCCTGCTGCACGGTTGCTGCCACAATCCGACCGGGATCGATCCGACGGCGGAGGAATGGCGCGCGATCGCCGATGCGGTCGCGGACAGCCGGCTCGTGCCGTTCATCGACCTTGCCTATCAGGGGCTGGGCGACGGCATGGAGGCCGATGCCGCCGGCACGCGCATGGTGCTGGACGCGGTGCCGTTCGCGGTCGTCGCCTATTCGTGCGACAAGAATTTCGGGCTGTACCGCGAACGCACCGGCGCGCTGTGGGCGACCACGCCCGAGCCGCAAGCGCGCGACATCGTGCTGTCGAACCTGCTGGCGCTGGCCCGCGCCAACTGGTCGATGCCGCCCGACCATGGTGCGGCAGCGGTGCGGATCGTATTGGAAAATGAGCAGCTCGCCGCCGACTGGCGCGGCGAACTGGATGCGCTGCGTACCCGGTTGCAGGGGCTGCGCGGCGAGCTGGCGGCGCTGGGACAGGTGGGGTCGGTCGATCTCGCCCCACTGGCGCAGGGCAAGGGCATGTTCGCGACGCTGCCGCTGACCCCGGCGCAGATCGAATGGCTGCGCGCGACCCACGGCATCTACATGGCGGGATCGGGCCGGATCAACATCGCCGGCTTTGCCCCCGGCGACATCGCCCGATTCGGCGAGGCGTTGGTCGACCTGGGTCGTGCCGGAATCGCCTGA
- a CDS encoding DMT family transporter, with product MADTGPVAAAFWRIALALPVLLAMAGWSDRRALLPTRALLVPLLIGGVAFAIDLGSWHIGIRRTTMANATLFGNCAVLIFPIYGFIAMRRWPTRAQGLALLLAAVGGLLLLGRSAELSSRHLAGDLFCLLAGVLYAVYFIVMRGVRRTMAPLPALALSSVASVLPLLAFALALGEPIMPQHWTPLIALALISQIAGQGLMIYALGHLSPLVVGLALLVQPVVGATIGWLAYGERLGPMDAVGAVLVAAALVIVSARRSADR from the coding sequence ATGGCCGATACCGGACCAGTGGCGGCGGCGTTCTGGCGGATCGCGCTGGCATTGCCGGTGCTGCTGGCGATGGCGGGATGGAGCGACCGCCGGGCATTGCTGCCGACGCGCGCGCTGCTGGTGCCGTTGCTGATCGGCGGGGTGGCCTTCGCGATCGATCTGGGGTCGTGGCATATCGGCATTCGCCGCACGACCATGGCCAATGCCACGCTGTTCGGGAATTGCGCGGTACTGATCTTTCCGATCTACGGCTTCATCGCGATGCGGCGCTGGCCGACCCGGGCGCAGGGGCTGGCGCTGCTGCTGGCGGCGGTCGGGGGCCTGTTGCTGCTGGGCCGGTCGGCGGAATTGTCGTCGCGCCATCTGGCCGGCGATCTGTTCTGCCTGCTCGCCGGGGTGCTTTACGCGGTCTATTTCATCGTGATGCGCGGCGTGCGGCGGACGATGGCGCCGCTGCCCGCGCTGGCGCTGTCGAGTGTCGCCAGCGTGCTGCCGTTGCTGGCGTTCGCACTGGCGCTGGGCGAGCCGATCATGCCGCAGCACTGGACCCCGCTGATCGCGCTGGCGCTGATCAGCCAGATCGCAGGGCAGGGGCTGATGATCTACGCGCTGGGCCATCTCAGCCCGCTGGTCGTCGGCCTCGCCCTGCTGGTGCAGCCGGTGGTCGGCGCGACGATCGGCTGGCTGGCCTATGGCGAGCGGCTGGGGCCGATGGATGCGGTCGGCGCAGTGCTGGTGGCGGCGGCGCTGGTGATCGTCAGCGCACGCCGCTCAGCCGACAGATAG
- a CDS encoding alkene reductase, with amino-acid sequence MPSLFDPIALGDIQAPNRVLMAPLTRGRGTREHVPTAIMADYYAQRASAGLLISEGTGISREGLGWPFAPGLWTDEQVEAWKPITDAVHAAGGRIVTQLWHMGRVVHPDFLDGAAPLSSSATTAPGKAHTYDGKKPYEQARSATLDDIARVLDDYSRAARNAKAAGFDGVQLHAANGYLIDQFLRDGANHRDDAYGGSPENRIRLLGEVVDRLIAEVGAGRTAVRFSPNGDTQGVVDSDPVSVFVPAAKLLSDKGIAFLELREPGPDGTFGSATQPRVSPEIRKVFAGPLVLNQDYDGARAQAELDSGIADAIAFGRPFLANPDLPARLERDAPLNKDDMATWYSHGPEGYIDYPTLEREPA; translated from the coding sequence ATGCCCAGTCTCTTCGATCCTATCGCGTTGGGCGATATCCAGGCGCCGAACCGGGTGCTGATGGCGCCGCTGACCCGGGGCCGCGGCACGCGTGAGCATGTGCCGACCGCGATCATGGCCGACTATTATGCCCAGCGCGCGTCCGCCGGCCTGCTGATTTCCGAAGGCACCGGGATCAGTCGCGAAGGGCTGGGCTGGCCGTTCGCGCCGGGGCTGTGGACCGACGAACAGGTCGAGGCGTGGAAGCCGATCACCGACGCCGTCCATGCCGCCGGCGGCCGCATCGTGACCCAGTTGTGGCACATGGGCCGGGTGGTCCATCCCGATTTCCTGGACGGTGCCGCACCCCTGTCCTCCTCGGCGACCACGGCGCCGGGCAAGGCGCATACCTATGACGGCAAGAAACCCTATGAACAGGCGCGCTCTGCAACGCTGGACGATATCGCGCGCGTGCTCGACGATTATTCGCGTGCGGCGCGCAATGCCAAGGCGGCGGGGTTCGACGGCGTCCAGCTGCACGCCGCCAATGGCTATCTGATCGACCAGTTCCTGCGCGACGGGGCCAACCATCGCGACGACGCCTATGGCGGCAGCCCGGAAAATCGCATCCGCCTGCTCGGCGAAGTCGTCGACCGGCTGATCGCCGAGGTCGGCGCCGGCCGGACCGCGGTCCGCTTCTCGCCCAATGGCGACACGCAGGGTGTGGTTGACAGCGATCCGGTGTCGGTGTTCGTGCCTGCCGCAAAGCTGCTGTCGGACAAGGGTATCGCCTTCCTCGAACTGCGCGAACCTGGCCCCGACGGCACCTTCGGCAGCGCGACCCAGCCGCGCGTCTCGCCCGAAATCCGCAAGGTCTTTGCCGGCCCGCTGGTGCTGAACCAGGATTATGATGGCGCGCGGGCGCAGGCCGAACTCGATAGCGGGATCGCCGATGCCATCGCCTTTGGCCGTCCGTTCCTCGCCAATCCCGACCTGCCGGCCCGGTTGGAGCGCGACGCGCCGCTCAACAAGGACGACATGGCGACGTGGTATTCGCACGGGCCGGAAGGCTATATCGACTATCCGACGCTGGAGCGCGAACCGGCCTGA
- a CDS encoding CarD family transcriptional regulator, with protein MAAKALSFDVGDYVVYPKHGVGRVIELQRSEIAGMQLELYVLRFEKERMTLRVPTNKAESVGMRKLSSDKTMREAMETLKGKPKVKRTMWSRRAQEYEAKINSGDLVSIAEVVRDLFRADDQPEQSYSERQIFEAAASRLARELAAMEQVDEPKALERIIEILRDAAAIYNKEKTAA; from the coding sequence ATGGCTGCCAAGGCATTGTCCTTCGATGTCGGCGATTATGTCGTGTACCCCAAGCACGGCGTCGGCCGTGTGATCGAACTCCAGCGTAGCGAAATCGCTGGCATGCAACTCGAACTCTATGTGCTCCGCTTCGAAAAGGAACGCATGACGCTGCGCGTTCCGACCAACAAGGCGGAAAGCGTCGGCATGCGCAAGCTGTCGTCGGACAAGACGATGCGCGAAGCGATGGAAACGCTGAAGGGAAAGCCCAAGGTCAAGCGGACCATGTGGTCGCGTCGCGCGCAGGAATATGAAGCGAAGATCAATTCGGGCGACCTGGTGTCGATTGCCGAAGTGGTCCGCGACCTGTTCCGTGCCGACGACCAGCCCGAGCAGAGCTATTCCGAACGCCAGATCTTCGAAGCCGCGGCTAGCCGTCTGGCGCGCGAACTGGCGGCGATGGAGCAGGTCGACGAGCCGAAGGCGCTGGAGCGGATCATCGAAATCCTGCGGGATGCTGCGGCGATCTATAACAAGGAAAAGACCGCCGCCTGA
- the fdxA gene encoding ferredoxin FdxA, whose protein sequence is MTYVVTDACIRCKYMDCVEVCPVDCFYEGENMLVINPSECIDCGVCEPECPAEAILPDTESGLEQWLELNNTYSAQWPNVTRNANQTPPDADQWKGVENKIEHFSAEPGAGD, encoded by the coding sequence ATGACCTACGTCGTCACCGACGCCTGCATCCGCTGCAAATATATGGACTGCGTCGAGGTGTGTCCGGTCGATTGCTTCTATGAAGGCGAGAATATGCTCGTCATCAACCCGAGCGAATGCATCGATTGCGGTGTGTGCGAGCCGGAATGCCCCGCCGAAGCGATCCTGCCCGATACCGAAAGCGGGCTGGAGCAGTGGCTGGAGCTGAACAACACCTATTCGGCGCAGTGGCCCAACGTGACCCGCAACGCCAACCAGACCCCGCCCGATGCCGATCAGTGGAAGGGCGTCGAGAACAAGATCGAGCATTTCTCGGCCGAGCCTGGCGCGGGCGACTGA
- a CDS encoding RNA-binding S4 domain-containing protein translates to MAARAPEPVPHMRLDMFLWYARFAKTRSAAQAIAERGTLRLDGRRIERAHCPVRVGMVIAFPQDARVYILRVEALPIRRGPPAEARTLYTLLEPTGSGPVDGGDDPA, encoded by the coding sequence ATGGCGGCACGCGCGCCGGAACCGGTGCCGCACATGCGGCTCGACATGTTCCTGTGGTATGCCCGATTCGCCAAGACGCGCAGCGCGGCGCAGGCGATCGCCGAACGCGGTACGCTGCGCCTCGATGGCCGTAGGATCGAGCGCGCGCATTGTCCGGTACGCGTCGGGATGGTCATCGCCTTTCCACAAGATGCCCGCGTGTATATCCTGCGGGTCGAGGCGTTGCCGATCCGACGCGGGCCGCCCGCCGAAGCGCGTACGCTCTACACCCTGCTGGAACCGACAGGGTCCGGCCCCGTTGACGGGGGCGACGACCCGGCATAA